The following coding sequences are from one Aethina tumida isolate Nest 87 chromosome 2, icAetTumi1.1, whole genome shotgun sequence window:
- the LOC109604045 gene encoding glycerol kinase isoform X2, whose protein sequence is MCEPKNYIPLSTYGTLIGAIDQGTSSTRFLVFSSKTAEVLTYHQIPVSHIIPQEGWFEQDPMLLLQTVIDTIDVTCDNLDKLNINFENIAAIGITNQRETTVLWDKFTGKPLYNALVWMDMRTSSTVDKILQNGKHKQNFLQNKCGLPVSTYFSALKIRWLMDNVPEVQEAIDEGRCLFGTIDTWLIWNLTGGVRGGVHLTDVTNASRTMLMNIETLKWDPQLCKVFGIPMKILPEIRSSSEIYGHIWFVSKLVGVPISGVLGDQQAALVGQMCLKPGQAKSTYGTGCFILYNTGPNMVRSTHGLLTTVAYQLGKNKRPVYALEGSVAIAGISMKWLRDNLQILDNVGDSADLAQSVGSVGEVTFVPAFSGLYAPYWRKDARSVICGLTEETQPGHLVKAALEGICFQVRDVLEAMTLDCGYPLHTMLVDGGMTVNDYLMQMQADYCGIPVVRPTMLETTCLGAAIAAGMAAGIQVWTLDKIQPVPSDTFTPSISENARDVKYSRWKKAIKRSLGWAVEEADPERKSDQILKSVPAGLFLFGTAVMLIVADLLAKRK, encoded by the exons atgtgcgAGCCAAAAAATTACATACCTTTGTCGACTTACGGAACTTTAATTGGAGCTATAGATCAAGGAACTTCAAGTACTCGTTTCCTG GTATTTTCATCTAAAACTGCAGAAGTCCTAACTTATCATCAAATTCCCGTATCTCATATTATACCACAAGAAGGATGGTTCGAACAAGACCCAATGTTACTACTACAAACAGTGATTGACACCATAGATGTTACTTGTGATAATCtagacaaattaaatattaactttgaaaatattgCTGCAATTGGAATAACAAATCAAAGAGAGACAACAGTGTTATGGGATAAATTCACTGGCAAACCACTTTACAATGCTTTag tgtGGATGGATATGAGAACATCTAGTACTGTGgataaaattcttcaaaatggAAAGCACAAACAGAATTTCCTACAAAACAAATGTGGACTTCCAGTCAGTACTTATTTCAgtgctttaaaaattagatggCTGATGGATAATGTTCCTGAAGTTCAAGAAGCCATAGATGAAGGTAGATGTTTATTTGGAACAATTGATACTTGGCTAATATGG AACTTAACTGGAGGTGTTCGTGGTGGAGTGCACTTGACTGATGTAACAAATGCTTCCAGAACAATGCTGATGAACATAGAAACTTTGAAATGGGATCCACAACTGTGCAAAGTCTTTGGAATACCCATGAAAATACTGCCAGAAATTAGAAGTTCCTCAGAAATATATGGACACATTTGGTTTGTTAGCAAACTTGTTGGTGTGCCCATATCTGGA GTTTTAGGTGATCAACAGGCAGCACTGGTGGGGCAAATGTGTTTGAAACCTGGCCAAGCAAAGAGTACTTATGGAACTGGCTGTTTTATACTATACAACACAGGACCAAAT ATGGTGAGATCTACCCATGGCTTATTGACAACTGTGGCATATCAGCTGGGTAAAAACAAGAGACCTGTTTATGCTTTAGAAGGTTCAGTTGCAATTGCAG GAATATCAATGAAATGGCTAAGGGACAATTTGcaaatattagataatgtAGGTGATTCAGCAGACCTAGCACAATCAGTGGGAAGTGTTGGAGAAGTTACATTTGTGCCTGCTTTTTCTGGGTTATATGCTCCCTATTGGAGAAAGGATGCTAGaag TGTGATATGTGGACTGACTGAAGAAACTCAACCAGGCCACTTGGTTAAAGCAGCTTTGGAAGGCATTTGTTTTCAAGTCAGGGATGTTCTAGAAGCTATGACTTTAGATTGTGGCTATCCTCTTCATACAATGCTTGTAGACGGCGGGATGACCGTCAACGATTATTTAATGCAAATGCAGGCGGATTATTGTGGAATACCAGTTG TGAGACCAACAATGTTGGAGACCACTTGTCTGGGTGCTGCCATTGCGGCCGGAATGGCGGCCGGTATCCAAGTATGGACTTTGGATAAGATTCAGCCAGTCCCCAGTGACACATTCACTCCTTCAATTAGTGAAAATG CCAGAGACGTTAAATACTCCAGATGGAAGAAGGCAATAAAAAGGAGTTTGGGTTGGGCCGTCGAAGAAGCCGATCCAGAACGTAAaa gtGACCAAATATTGAAGTCGGTGCCCGCCGGATTGTTTTTGTTCGGGACGGCTGTGATGCTGATAGTTGCAGACCTGCTTGCCAAGAGGAAATAA
- the LOC109604045 gene encoding glycerol kinase isoform X1 has protein sequence MCEPKNYIPLSTYGTLIGAIDQGTSSTRFLVFSSKTAEVLTYHQIPVSHIIPQEGWFEQDPMLLLQTVIDTIDVTCDNLDKLNINFENIAAIGITNQRETTVLWDKFTGKPLYNALVWMDMRTSSTVDKILQNGKHKQNFLQNKCGLPVSTYFSALKIRWLMDNVPEVQEAIDEGRCLFGTIDTWLIWNLTGGVRGGVHLTDVTNASRTMLMNIETLKWDPQLCKVFGIPMKILPEIRSSSEIYGHIWFVSKLVGVPISGVLGDQQAALVGQMCLKPGQAKSTYGTGCFILYNTGPNMVRSTHGLLTTVAYQLGKNKRPVYALEGSVAIAGISMKWLRDNLQILDNVGDSADLAQSVGSVGEVTFVPAFSGLYAPYWRKDARSVICGLTEETQPGHLVKAALEGICFQVRDVLEAMTLDCGYPLHTMLVDGGMTVNDYLMQMQADYCGIPVVRPTMLETTCLGAAIAAGMAAGIQVWTLDKIQPVPSDTFTPSISENARDVKYSRWKKAIKRSLGWAVEEADPERKNLPRLSDSGEPSSGDQILKSVPAGLFLFGTAVMLIVADLLAKRK, from the exons atgtgcgAGCCAAAAAATTACATACCTTTGTCGACTTACGGAACTTTAATTGGAGCTATAGATCAAGGAACTTCAAGTACTCGTTTCCTG GTATTTTCATCTAAAACTGCAGAAGTCCTAACTTATCATCAAATTCCCGTATCTCATATTATACCACAAGAAGGATGGTTCGAACAAGACCCAATGTTACTACTACAAACAGTGATTGACACCATAGATGTTACTTGTGATAATCtagacaaattaaatattaactttgaaaatattgCTGCAATTGGAATAACAAATCAAAGAGAGACAACAGTGTTATGGGATAAATTCACTGGCAAACCACTTTACAATGCTTTag tgtGGATGGATATGAGAACATCTAGTACTGTGgataaaattcttcaaaatggAAAGCACAAACAGAATTTCCTACAAAACAAATGTGGACTTCCAGTCAGTACTTATTTCAgtgctttaaaaattagatggCTGATGGATAATGTTCCTGAAGTTCAAGAAGCCATAGATGAAGGTAGATGTTTATTTGGAACAATTGATACTTGGCTAATATGG AACTTAACTGGAGGTGTTCGTGGTGGAGTGCACTTGACTGATGTAACAAATGCTTCCAGAACAATGCTGATGAACATAGAAACTTTGAAATGGGATCCACAACTGTGCAAAGTCTTTGGAATACCCATGAAAATACTGCCAGAAATTAGAAGTTCCTCAGAAATATATGGACACATTTGGTTTGTTAGCAAACTTGTTGGTGTGCCCATATCTGGA GTTTTAGGTGATCAACAGGCAGCACTGGTGGGGCAAATGTGTTTGAAACCTGGCCAAGCAAAGAGTACTTATGGAACTGGCTGTTTTATACTATACAACACAGGACCAAAT ATGGTGAGATCTACCCATGGCTTATTGACAACTGTGGCATATCAGCTGGGTAAAAACAAGAGACCTGTTTATGCTTTAGAAGGTTCAGTTGCAATTGCAG GAATATCAATGAAATGGCTAAGGGACAATTTGcaaatattagataatgtAGGTGATTCAGCAGACCTAGCACAATCAGTGGGAAGTGTTGGAGAAGTTACATTTGTGCCTGCTTTTTCTGGGTTATATGCTCCCTATTGGAGAAAGGATGCTAGaag TGTGATATGTGGACTGACTGAAGAAACTCAACCAGGCCACTTGGTTAAAGCAGCTTTGGAAGGCATTTGTTTTCAAGTCAGGGATGTTCTAGAAGCTATGACTTTAGATTGTGGCTATCCTCTTCATACAATGCTTGTAGACGGCGGGATGACCGTCAACGATTATTTAATGCAAATGCAGGCGGATTATTGTGGAATACCAGTTG TGAGACCAACAATGTTGGAGACCACTTGTCTGGGTGCTGCCATTGCGGCCGGAATGGCGGCCGGTATCCAAGTATGGACTTTGGATAAGATTCAGCCAGTCCCCAGTGACACATTCACTCCTTCAATTAGTGAAAATG CCAGAGACGTTAAATACTCCAGATGGAAGAAGGCAATAAAAAGGAGTTTGGGTTGGGCCGTCGAAGAAGCCGATCCAGAACGTAAaa ATTTGCCAAGATTAAGTGATTCGGGGGAGCCGTCTTCAG gtGACCAAATATTGAAGTCGGTGCCCGCCGGATTGTTTTTGTTCGGGACGGCTGTGATGCTGATAGTTGCAGACCTGCTTGCCAAGAGGAAATAA